One genomic window of Parasteatoda tepidariorum isolate YZ-2023 chromosome 9, CAS_Ptep_4.0, whole genome shotgun sequence includes the following:
- the LOC110283538 gene encoding kelch-like protein 12 → MDNFKNSFSLEKFEKLTDITLKTEDGSIFKSHKILLAQASKYFEILFCGNFQQTDQTLVPIFKGDVLHQILRYIIQNADVLTEENVSDILLASDYLAIDDLIIRCKIFLFNKGCTVDNCIKVYNTAWWLEMKDIKVKCKRFIEINTADVFANSKTDIINLSLVAFKEILECDHLNIPNESLVWNIMIAWIKGNIFNRIAYFPELLRYIRLQEMDETANNIELLPIIENSHFCFGLNQSKFELSCAIKQAKTLPLSITGLRSRVPSKIYFICRQAEDEDAELCITYDERFDYCYYLDRLPKQFCIECCDICVAGRFVYFSFYNYPTEIKAFDLLLEIWVPVSKAHERLTSYSVVSVDDNIYALGGRTFTEEEEAEDEEVYMSESDDNDESTEDMDVDFDEMSAEKSEDMNEDLNEAESIVEATFSEEEETEDEEISSSEADDDENLTDEEENMDVDWDETSFDEIEDTDEDLYEEERIVGVVQRYNSETDSWYLVSPMTSVNIMNVVVLNNKIFVIGLTKDFENQVCQVYDTSEDTWTVIPNPAFYRSNYCASAVFCGKLYLIGGQDKNYNVINKVEVYNAIENLWRTIADLPSIYYNPKATVVNEKLIVFDIGKIDYWTEYLLEENVNSVFLDSEQNAWREATFINRDLLMEMRFCQFITIDNANLLNELTRKHKRMRSVWAKSNLSDLA, encoded by the coding sequence AtggataatttcaaaaattctttttcattagaaaagtttgaaaagctTACTGATATCACATTGAAAACTGAAGATGGCTCTATATTTAAATCCCACAAAATTCTCTTAGCACaagcaagcaaatattttgagataCTCTTTTGCGGTAACTTTCAGCAGACTGATCAGACTCTAGTACCAATATTTAAAGGTGACGTACTACATCAGATATTGCGTTACATCATTCAAAATGCAGATGTATTGACAGAAGAAAACGTGTCAGATATTCTATTAGCATCCGATTATCTTGCAATAGATGATTTAATCATACGatgcaaaatatttctgtttaataaagGTTGCACAGTAGATAATTGCATAAAAGTCTACAACACTGCGTGGTGGTTGGAAATGAAGGACATCAAAGTTAAATGTAAAAGATTCATTGAAATCAATACGGCAGATGTTTTTGCCAACTCCAAAACCGACATCATAAACCTATCATTAGTCGCTTTCAAGGAGATTCTGGAATGCGACCATCTTAACATTCCTAATGAATCTTTAGTATGGAATATTATGATAGCATggataaaaggaaatattttcaacagAATTGCTTACTTTCCCGaattattaagatatattaGACTTCAAGAGATGGATGAAACTGCTAATAACATCGAGCTACTTCCAATAATAGAAAACAGCCATTTTTGTTTTGGCTTGAACCAATCAAAGTTTGAACTCAGCTGTGCGATTAAGCAAGCTAAAACTCTTCCCCTCTCCATAACAGGCTTGAGAAGTCGCGTACCATCCAAGATCTACTTTATTTGCAGACAAGCTGAAGATGAAGACGCAGAACTTTGTATTACATATGACGAAAGATTCGATTACTGCTACTATTTGGATAGACTTCCCAAGCAATTTTGCATAGAGTGCTGTGACATTTGTGTTGCTGGAcgatttgtttacttttctttttacaacTATCCAACTGAAATTAAAGCTTTCGATCTTCTCCTCGAAATATGGGTACCAGTTAGTAAGGCTCATGAAAGACTGACTTCATACTCCGTTGTGTCAGTCGATGATAATATTTATGCTCTGGGTGGTCGAACATTCACTGAAGAGGAGGAAGCTGAAGATGAAGAAGTTTACATGAGTGAATCAGATGATAATGATGAAAGTACTGAGGATATGGATGTCGATTTTGATGAAATGTCAGCTGAAAAATCGGAAGACATGAACGAAGATTTGAATGAGGCTGAAAGCATTGTAGAAGCAACATTTTCGGAAGAGGAAGAAACAGAAGATGAAGAAATTAGTTCAAGTGAAGCAGATGATGATGAAAACTTAACTGACGAAGAGGAGAACATGGATGTTGATTGGGATGAAACGTCATTTGACGAAATAGAAGACACGGACGAGGACCTGTATGAAGAGGAAAGAATTGTAGGTGTAGTGCAGCGTTACAACAGTGAAACTGATTCATGGTACTTAGTGTCACCGATGACCTCAGTAAACATTATGAATGTGGTTGtgttaaacaacaaaatttttgtaatcgGATTAACTAAAGACTTCGAAAACCAAGTGTGTCAAGTTTATGACACTTCCGAGGATACGTGGACAGTCATTCCAAACCCAGCATTCTATCGTTCAAACTATTGCGCTTCTGCAGTATTTTGTGGTAAATTGTATCTTATTGGAGGACAAGACAAAAATTACAACGTCATTAATAAGGTTGAAGTATATAAcgcaattgaaaatttatggcGTACAATAGCAGATCTACCATCCATATACTACAATCCTAAAGCTACAGTCGTCAATGAAAAACTAATTGTGTTCGATATAGGAAAAATCGATTATTGGACGGAATATCTGTTAGAAGAAAACGTAAATTCTGTGTTCTTGGACAGTGAACAAAATGCATGGCGCGAGGCAACTTTTATTAACAGAGATTTGTTGATGGAAATGAGATTCTGCCAATTTATTACTATAGATAACGCCAATTTGTTGAATGAATTAACCCGAAAACACAAGCGTATGAGATCTGTTTGGGCTAAAAGTAATTTGTCAGATTTGGCTTAG